A single Methylomonas sp. AM2-LC DNA region contains:
- a CDS encoding molybdenum cofactor biosynthesis protein MoaE yields the protein MAIQLSAQAFDPWQAIVNYQQQQMPQGKYGATSVFVGTMRDFNQGDSVTSMFLEHYPGMTEKQLLHIVAEAEQQWHIIDALLIHRVGEVVPDDTLVLVAVWAAHRGDAFDACRFMMENLKSRAPFWKKETLASGQQRWVEKNSAGYQDN from the coding sequence ATGGCTATTCAGCTCAGTGCGCAGGCTTTTGATCCGTGGCAGGCCATCGTTAACTATCAACAGCAGCAAATGCCGCAGGGCAAATATGGCGCAACCAGCGTGTTTGTCGGCACCATGCGCGATTTTAATCAGGGCGATAGTGTCACCAGTATGTTTCTGGAACATTATCCGGGTATGACAGAAAAACAATTGTTACACATAGTTGCAGAAGCGGAGCAGCAATGGCACATTATCGATGCGTTGTTAATACATAGAGTGGGTGAAGTGGTTCCCGATGATACTCTGGTATTGGTTGCGGTTTGGGCGGCGCATCGCGGCGATGCTTTTGATGCCTGCCGCTTCATGATGGAAAACTTGAAAAGCCGCGCACCGTTTTGGAAAAAAGAAACCCTGGCATCTGGTCAGCAGCGCTGGGTAGAAAAAAACAGTGCGGGGTATCA
- a CDS encoding Y-family DNA polymerase has product MFAIADCNNFYASCERVFQPHLNGKPIVVLSNNDGCVIARSNEAKRLQVAMGVPYFKIEKYAQQEGITVFSSNYALYGDLSRRVMQVLAEFAPRVEVYSIDECFLDFSGLPFDLSEYSQHICTTVKKWTGIPISIGIAPTKTLAKLANRLAKKGASAQGAVLDWQTLDNPSAVLETMALDDIWGISRRWSKKLMALGINNARALRDAEPKHMRQQFGVVMESIVNELRGISCISLADIPQPNKQIMTSRSFGVRLTSYPDLLAAVTHFATRAAEKLRKQNLATQALIVFVETSRFDSQSQYANSAIHVFDLPTSDTAQLIQAAQRGLQKIFKTGFSYQRAGILLPDLLPVGVAQMSLFEDSALSERSEHLMVALDSINRKHGKQTICYGNELLSKHWRRRQQFKSPSYTTNWQEVLTICI; this is encoded by the coding sequence ATGTTTGCCATTGCTGATTGCAACAATTTTTACGCATCCTGTGAACGGGTATTTCAGCCGCATTTAAACGGTAAACCCATTGTGGTGCTGTCCAATAATGACGGTTGCGTCATTGCCAGAAGTAACGAAGCAAAACGATTACAGGTGGCAATGGGAGTGCCATATTTCAAAATTGAGAAATACGCGCAACAGGAAGGTATTACGGTATTTTCCAGCAACTACGCTTTATACGGCGATTTATCGCGGCGGGTTATGCAGGTTTTAGCGGAATTTGCACCGCGCGTAGAAGTGTATTCCATTGATGAATGCTTTCTGGATTTTAGCGGACTGCCATTTGATTTAAGCGAATATAGTCAACACATCTGTACCACAGTCAAAAAATGGACTGGCATTCCTATTTCCATTGGCATTGCTCCCACTAAAACGCTGGCAAAATTAGCTAATCGGCTGGCAAAAAAGGGAGCGTCGGCGCAAGGCGCGGTGTTGGATTGGCAAACGTTGGACAACCCGTCAGCAGTGCTGGAAACAATGGCTCTGGATGATATATGGGGCATTTCTCGACGTTGGTCTAAAAAACTAATGGCTTTAGGCATTAACAACGCACGTGCTTTGCGAGACGCAGAACCCAAACATATGCGCCAGCAATTTGGTGTGGTTATGGAGTCGATTGTCAACGAATTACGCGGCATATCCTGTATATCTCTTGCCGATATACCGCAACCTAATAAGCAAATAATGACTTCGCGTAGCTTTGGAGTAAGGCTTACCTCTTATCCAGACTTACTGGCAGCGGTTACACATTTTGCTACACGGGCAGCTGAAAAATTACGCAAGCAAAACTTGGCAACCCAGGCATTAATAGTGTTTGTCGAAACCAGCCGCTTCGATAGCCAATCGCAATATGCTAATAGCGCTATCCATGTGTTTGATCTGCCCACCAGCGATACCGCTCAATTGATACAGGCAGCGCAGCGGGGGTTACAGAAAATCTTTAAAACAGGCTTTAGCTATCAACGGGCGGGAATCCTGTTGCCAGATTTGTTGCCAGTGGGTGTGGCGCAAATGTCGCTATTTGAAGACAGCGCTTTGTCTGAGCGTTCAGAGCATCTGATGGTGGCCCTGGATAGTATTAATCGCAAACATGGCAAACAAACTATTTGTTATGGCAACGAACTGCTAAGCAAGCATTGGCGGAGACGCCAGCAGTTCAAGTCGCCGTCTTATACAACCAATTGGCAGGAGGTGTTGACGATTTGTATTTAA
- the umuD gene encoding translesion error-prone DNA polymerase V autoproteolytic subunit, with the protein MNSASLLLPQLQYSYQSAYADLRSDSLHLPFLPLQQMPLAMAVPLFGSKIPAGFPSPADDHLEASIDLNQQYVRNPSATFFVRVQGHSMIGAGINNNDMLVVDRSLEAKSGAIVIAVVNGELTVKRLLIEPDRVLLMPENPDYQPIVIKDFMDLHIWGVVAHVIHTL; encoded by the coding sequence ATATCAGAGTGCCTATGCAGACTTAAGGTCGGATAGTTTGCATTTACCCTTTCTGCCATTGCAGCAGATGCCACTTGCAATGGCGGTCCCTCTGTTTGGCTCAAAAATTCCGGCTGGTTTTCCCTCGCCAGCTGACGATCATCTGGAAGCCAGTATTGATTTAAATCAGCAGTATGTGCGTAACCCTAGCGCTACGTTTTTTGTGCGTGTGCAAGGCCACTCCATGATCGGCGCGGGTATTAACAACAACGATATGCTGGTGGTTGACCGTTCTCTGGAAGCCAAAAGCGGTGCTATTGTCATTGCTGTTGTCAATGGCGAACTTACCGTCAAACGCTTGCTGATTGAGCCTGATAGAGTGTTGTTAATGCCGGAAAATCCAGATTATCAGCCTATCGTTATTAAAGACTTTATGGATTTGCACATCTGGGGGGTGGTGGCGCATGTCATCCATACGCTGTAA
- the moaC gene encoding cyclic pyranopterin monophosphate synthase MoaC — protein sequence MQNATLTHFNAAGEAHMVDVSDKPDTARTAVCEGYISMQAVTLALIMAGNHKKGDVLGIARIAGIMASKKTAELIPLCHPLSISHIEIQLATHSEQNRVHCLTTVKTTGPTGVEMEALTATQIALLTIYDMCKAVDRGMVIEGVRLLEKSGGKSGDWQNLDSETV from the coding sequence ATGCAAAACGCAACGCTGACACATTTTAATGCCGCAGGCGAAGCACACATGGTTGATGTGAGTGATAAACCCGACACCGCCCGCACTGCTGTTTGTGAAGGTTATATTAGTATGCAAGCAGTAACCTTAGCCTTAATTATGGCCGGAAATCACAAAAAAGGCGATGTATTAGGCATTGCACGTATCGCCGGCATTATGGCCAGTAAAAAAACCGCCGAGCTAATACCGCTATGCCACCCGCTCAGCATCAGCCATATAGAGATACAACTAGCCACACATAGCGAACAAAATCGCGTACATTGCCTAACTACCGTCAAAACCACCGGACCCACCGGTGTGGAAATGGAAGCCTTAACCGCCACACAAATAGCCCTACTGACTATTTACGATATGTGTAAGGCGGTTGATCGAGGCATGGTGATTGAGGGTGTGCGTTTGCTGGAAAAGAGTGGCGGTAAGTCGGGGGATTGGCAAAATTTAGATAGCGAAACCGTCTGA
- a CDS encoding MoaD/ThiS family protein, translated as MSIKVSYFANLKEIVGRSGDELLAIDGALTVRQLWQQLNPSLPMPASLLVAVNMDYVLLDAAVNEGDEVAFFPPVTGG; from the coding sequence ATGTCGATTAAAGTAAGCTATTTTGCAAATTTAAAAGAAATTGTAGGGCGTAGTGGCGATGAATTGCTCGCTATAGACGGCGCGTTGACTGTGCGTCAGCTCTGGCAGCAGTTAAACCCGTCTTTACCCATGCCTGCCTCGTTGCTGGTAGCGGTTAATATGGACTATGTGCTTCTGGATGCTGCGGTTAACGAGGGCGACGAAGTGGCGTTTTTCCCGCCAGTAACCGGAGGTTAA